A stretch of Kryptolebias marmoratus isolate JLee-2015 linkage group LG24, ASM164957v2, whole genome shotgun sequence DNA encodes these proteins:
- the LOC119616803 gene encoding mitofusin-2-like: MSVVCLSAEGLKPLLPTSVREQVDKMVPRQAFSLTYDLACDKLCSDFQEDISFHFSLGWTMLVSRFLGPKNTRRALVGYNDQVPRPMALTPVSTSMPPFPQSSMTQEELMVSMVTSLASLTSRTSMGVLVVGGVVSTH; encoded by the exons ATGtctgttgtctgtctgtctgcagaggGTCTGAAGCCTCTGCTGCCCACTTCTGTCAGAGAGCAGGTAGACAAGATGGTTCCTCGTCAGGCCTTCAGTCTCACCTACGACCTCGCCTGTGACAAGCTGTGTAGTGACTTTCAAGAGGACATCAGCTTTCACTTTTCTCTGGGGTGGACCATGCTCGTTAGCCGCTTCCTGGGACCCAAGAACACTCGGCGGGCCCTTGTGGGCTACAACGATCAG GTTCCTAGGCCCATGGCTTTAACTCCAGTCAGCACCAGCATGCCTCCgttcccacagagctccatgacccaggaggagctgatggTCTCCATGGTGACCAGTCTGGCTTCCCTGACTTCCCGTACCTCCATGGGTGTCCTGGTGGTCGGTGGTGTGGTGAGCACTCATTAA